Proteins from one Microbacterium faecale genomic window:
- a CDS encoding MFS transporter — protein MSHIDLESAPADRPPSLLRSVGLGYFLIAFFARVPFAMMVVGVLTIVATARGSISAAGMSSAAVGVGTACFGALLGAAADRFGQRPVLIVVATANALLMVAFAAVVYSDAPDLAMYAVAFTVGATAPQVAPMSRARLVGMIDRITRPERRPRIVSSTMAYESAADETVFVLGPFVVGILAAGLAPWAPLVGAAVLTMAFVVAFALHPTARRARNTGHDSQLASPIRELFRARVLVIVIGIFGVGLFFGNTLTSLTSFMADRGAAESAGVMYGVMGIGSAIFALGVSILPARFTPRARWVVFAAVMLLGSTLVATADSIVTMVVALGLVGIGIGPTIVTQYSFGAAASPVGRSTTVMTMLGSGVIVGQSFGSALTGQIAETLGTPAALLLPALAAAVVLGSGIVNARLYRPVLR, from the coding sequence ATGTCCCACATCGACCTCGAATCCGCCCCCGCGGACCGCCCGCCTTCGCTCCTCCGCAGCGTCGGGCTCGGCTACTTCCTGATCGCGTTCTTCGCCCGCGTGCCGTTCGCGATGATGGTCGTCGGCGTGCTGACGATCGTGGCGACCGCGCGCGGATCCATCTCGGCTGCCGGGATGAGTTCCGCGGCGGTAGGCGTCGGCACCGCGTGCTTCGGTGCGTTGCTCGGAGCCGCGGCGGATCGTTTCGGCCAGCGGCCCGTGCTGATCGTCGTGGCGACCGCCAACGCGCTGCTCATGGTCGCGTTCGCCGCGGTCGTCTACAGCGACGCTCCCGATCTCGCGATGTACGCCGTGGCCTTCACCGTCGGCGCGACCGCGCCCCAGGTGGCACCGATGTCGCGAGCACGCCTCGTCGGGATGATCGACCGGATCACGCGACCCGAGCGACGGCCCCGGATCGTGTCATCGACCATGGCCTACGAATCCGCCGCCGACGAGACCGTCTTCGTCCTCGGTCCGTTCGTCGTGGGGATCCTCGCGGCCGGGCTGGCCCCCTGGGCGCCGCTCGTCGGGGCCGCGGTCCTCACGATGGCCTTCGTCGTCGCGTTCGCACTGCACCCGACCGCCCGTCGCGCACGCAACACCGGGCACGACAGCCAGCTGGCGTCACCCATCCGCGAGCTCTTCCGCGCACGCGTGCTCGTCATCGTGATCGGGATCTTCGGCGTCGGGCTCTTCTTTGGAAACACGCTCACCTCGCTGACCTCGTTCATGGCGGACCGGGGTGCGGCCGAGAGCGCGGGCGTCATGTACGGCGTGATGGGCATCGGATCCGCGATCTTCGCGCTGGGCGTGTCGATTCTGCCGGCGCGGTTCACGCCACGCGCGCGCTGGGTCGTGTTCGCGGCCGTGATGCTGCTGGGCAGCACGCTCGTCGCGACGGCCGACAGCATCGTCACCATGGTGGTCGCGCTCGGACTCGTCGGCATCGGGATCGGACCGACGATCGTCACGCAGTACAGCTTCGGCGCCGCGGCGAGCCCCGTCGGGCGATCGACGACGGTCATGACGATGCTGGGCTCGGGCGTCATCGTGGGTCAGTCGTTCGGATCCGCGCTCACGGGACAGATCGCGGAGACGCTCGGCACGCCGGCGGCCCTGCTGCTGCCGGCTCTCGCGGCCGCCGTCGTGCTCGGATCCGGCATCGTGAACGCCCGGCTGTATCGGCCCGTACTCCGCTGA